The genomic stretch TTTCACTTTCCGACCCCCACAAAGACAATAAAAAAAAGAGAGAGCCCTACGGCCCTCTCCCAATTATACAGCACAGACTTAATTTTTAATCTGATGTAAAAGGCAAAAGCGCAATTATTCTTGCCCTCTTTATAGCCCTTGTGAGCTGGCGCTGGTGCTTGGCACAAGTCCCGGTAACTCTTCTTGGCACTATCTTGCCGCGTTCTGTAATATATTTTTTAAGCTTTTCTAC from Synergistetes bacterium HGW-Synergistetes-1 encodes the following:
- the rpsR gene encoding 30S ribosomal protein S18, translated to MENSSNFNRKRRKRRPKVCHFCVDKIDHVDYKEVEKLKKYITERGKIVPRRVTGTCAKHQRQLTRAIKRARIIALLPFTSD